The genomic stretch CATCAGGAGCAGTCGGTCGGGGTCGATGGCCATCGGATCGTCGGAGAGGCTCAGAAAAAACGGGCGGGACCGGCGCATGGCCGACCCCGCCCGGAGGGAGCGTGCGAGGCTACGCCTTGAGGGACTCGACGTAGGCGTCGAAGCCCTCCGTGTCGTCCTTGGCGAGGAAGCCCGCCTGGGTCGGCCAGGTCTCCTCGTTGCCCGCGGTCGTGGACCCGGCCTCGGTGATGATCTCCTGGAGGCGCTCCACGGTCGTCTCGGCGAGCGCCGCGAACGTCGTGATGCCCGCGCTGGCGAGGATCTCCGAGTACTTCGGGCCGATGCCGTTGACGGTGGTCAGCTTGTCGGCCTCGGAAGCGGGGGCCTCCTCGGCAGCGGGAGCCTCCTCGACGGCCGGGGCGTCCTCGGCGGCAGCGGCGTCGGTCTGGTCGGCGACCTCCCCGCCCGTCTCGTCGGCCACGGCCTCCGGGGTCTCGGCCTCGACGGCGGGCTGCTCCTCGGCGGCGTCCGGGGCTTCCTCGGCAACGGCCTCGGGGGTCGCCTCTGCGACGGCCTCCTCGGCGGCTTCGGGCGTCTCGTCCGGGGCGGCCTCGGCGACCGGCTCCTCGGCGGGTGCCTCCTCGGCCGCGGTCTCCTCGGCAGCCGGGGTGGCGTCGGCAGCCTCCGTGAGGGCCTCCGAGTCGGCGGCGGCGGCGGCGGCCTCGGCGCGGGCGGCCTCGGCGGCGGCGCGCTCCTCGGCCTCGGCGGCCTCGCGCTGGGCCTGGAGTTCGGCCTCGCGCTCGGCGCGGGCCTTGGCGAGCTCGGCGGCGCGCTCCTTGGCGGCGGCCTTCTCGGCCTCCAGCGCCTCGGCGCGGCGCTCGGCGCGCGTCTTCTTGCCGGTCGAGGCGGCCTTCTCGGCGCGACGCGCCTTGAACTCCTCCACGGCCGTCTCGATCTCCTCGGCGGACGCACCCGCGCGAGTCATCGACCAGCGCATGAGGATGCCCTCCTTCTGGAGCAGGTTGCGGACCGTGTCGGACGGCTGGGCGCCCTGGCCGAGCCAGTACAGGATGCGGTCGGCGTTGAACTTGACGCGCGCGGGCTCAGCGACGGGCTCGTAGCGGCCGAGGTCCTCGATGAAGCGACCATCGCGGGGCGA from Rubrivirga sp. SAORIC476 encodes the following:
- the rpsP gene encoding 30S ribosomal protein S16 encodes the protein MSVKLRFRRMGRKQHPVFGLVATDARSPRDGRFIEDLGRYEPVAEPARVKFNADRILYWLGQGAQPSDTVRNLLQKEGILMRWSMTRAGASAEEIETAVEEFKARRAEKAASTGKKTRAERRAEALEAEKAAAKERAAELAKARAEREAELQAQREAAEAEERAAAEAARAEAAAAAADSEALTEAADATPAAEETAAEEAPAEEPVAEAAPDETPEAAEEAVAEATPEAVAEEAPDAAEEQPAVEAETPEAVADETGGEVADQTDAAAAEDAPAVEEAPAAEEAPASEADKLTTVNGIGPKYSEILASAGITTFAALAETTVERLQEIITEAGSTTAGNEETWPTQAGFLAKDDTEGFDAYVESLKA